Proteins found in one Kangiella sediminilitoris genomic segment:
- a CDS encoding YheT family hydrolase produces the protein MLLNSEERIIECEDGIKLQSFYTPAASSEAPLAILIHGWEGSHESLYQLSTANTLYHLGFSIIRLNLRDHGTSHHLNAELFHSNRLDEVVQAVARIEQDFKPSKLLLCGFSLGGNFALRVTNRAKQAGISLTKTIAVCPALDPADILIKLETSFSLYMKYFMHKWKRSIRKKQELFPDLYDLEEDLQTDSMRDLTEKLVQYYGDYQTINDYFDGYNICGDRLAQIDTPTTILMSKDDPIIDYQGIYTLPETPYIKRYLTEHGGHCGYIKNYKLDSWIDDFIKEQSLSLLQD, from the coding sequence ATGCTATTAAATAGTGAAGAGCGGATTATTGAATGCGAAGATGGTATCAAGCTTCAGAGCTTTTATACTCCTGCGGCCTCTTCTGAGGCCCCCTTAGCTATACTTATTCATGGCTGGGAAGGAAGCCATGAATCTCTATACCAGCTATCTACTGCCAATACCCTTTACCATCTTGGCTTTTCTATTATTCGACTTAATCTTCGTGATCACGGAACCAGTCATCACCTTAATGCGGAGCTTTTCCACTCAAACCGTCTGGATGAAGTCGTTCAGGCTGTTGCCAGGATTGAGCAAGACTTTAAGCCGAGCAAGCTTTTACTCTGTGGATTTTCCCTTGGTGGCAACTTTGCACTGAGAGTGACAAATCGTGCAAAGCAGGCTGGTATTTCATTAACCAAAACGATTGCCGTCTGTCCGGCACTCGACCCCGCTGACATTCTTATAAAGCTCGAAACAAGCTTTTCACTTTACATGAAATATTTTATGCATAAATGGAAACGCTCGATTCGAAAAAAGCAGGAGCTGTTCCCTGATCTGTATGATCTCGAAGAAGATCTTCAGACGGACTCGATGCGCGACCTGACGGAGAAGCTTGTTCAATATTATGGCGATTACCAAACCATTAACGATTACTTTGACGGTTACAATATTTGTGGCGACAGACTGGCTCAGATTGACACCCCAACGACCATTCTAATGAGCAAAGACGATCCTATTATTGATTACCAGGGGATTTATACTTTACCCGAAACACCGTACATAAAGCGCTATTTGACAGAGCATGGGGGACACTGTGGCTACATTAAAAATTATAAACTTGATAGCTGGATAGACGATTTTATCAAAGAACAGTCCCTTTCTTTACTTCAGGATTGA
- a CDS encoding Fe2+-dependent dioxygenase, with translation MILHIEHAIEGGTLEAIVETIKKYDFLDGLETAGRAAKEVKRNQQLRLEGEQPAALRLLLNHLQQNNLVQSAALPRSYTNIMVNRYQSGMEYGLHVDDALMGHTRTDISFTLGLTPSDNFEGGELVLEDTTGERSWKLGQGELLLYPSHYLHRVNPVKTGERLAMVGWIQSHIRDSQQREMLFDLKCSMSEEFEQRGKTTQYDRLSKTYNNLLRHWAE, from the coding sequence ATGATTTTACATATCGAGCACGCTATCGAAGGTGGCACACTGGAGGCCATCGTCGAGACCATCAAAAAGTATGACTTTTTAGATGGTTTAGAAACCGCCGGACGAGCCGCTAAGGAAGTTAAACGAAACCAGCAACTTCGACTAGAAGGAGAGCAACCAGCTGCGCTCCGACTGTTGCTCAACCATCTCCAACAAAATAACCTGGTACAATCTGCAGCTCTACCGCGGTCATATACCAATATTATGGTTAATCGTTATCAGTCCGGGATGGAGTATGGCTTGCACGTCGACGACGCCCTAATGGGACATACCCGCACAGACATTTCTTTTACCCTTGGACTGACACCTTCTGATAACTTCGAAGGAGGCGAGCTTGTTCTGGAGGATACGACGGGAGAGCGTAGTTGGAAACTCGGACAAGGCGAGCTTTTACTCTACCCCAGCCATTACCTCCACCGGGTAAACCCTGTGAAAACTGGAGAACGTCTCGCTATGGTTGGCTGGATCCAGAGTCATATACGCGACAGTCAGCAACGGGAGATGTTGTTCGATTTGAAGTGCTCCATGTCCGAAGAGTTTGAGCAACGTGGCAAAACTACCCAATACGATAGGCTGAGCAAAACTTATAATAACCTTCTTCGGCATTGGGCTGAATAA
- a CDS encoding cytochrome c oxidase subunit 3 has protein sequence MSEQQNTEYEKYYVPEQSKLPFIGSIGLLLTAFGAGHMVQGNYPEGYILYLGLIVLTGMLYTWWSATIRESHDGLYSAQMSRSFRQGMIWFITSEVMFFAAFFGALFYGRVLVMEWLGGAGNNAATHEYLYPEWIPGWPFTSNPGELDNGYPTTWEAMGAWGLPAINTAILLFSSFTLTIAHHALLEKNRPTLILFTAITAALGCIFLGLQVWEYMHAYQEMGLTLGSGFYGSTFFMLTGFHGMHVTVGTIFLIVMTLRCAKGHFTPKDHFAYEAGAWYWHFVDVVWVFLFIFVYIL, from the coding sequence ATGAGTGAACAACAAAATACAGAATACGAAAAGTATTATGTACCAGAGCAGAGCAAGCTGCCGTTTATCGGCTCAATTGGTCTGTTATTAACAGCATTCGGTGCTGGTCATATGGTTCAAGGCAATTACCCTGAAGGTTATATCCTATACTTGGGATTGATTGTTTTGACCGGGATGCTATACACGTGGTGGTCGGCGACTATCCGTGAATCGCATGATGGTTTATATAGCGCACAAATGAGCCGTTCATTCCGTCAAGGTATGATCTGGTTCATTACATCAGAAGTGATGTTCTTCGCTGCCTTCTTCGGCGCATTATTCTATGGCCGTGTATTGGTTATGGAGTGGTTAGGCGGTGCGGGTAACAATGCTGCGACCCATGAGTATCTATACCCAGAGTGGATCCCGGGCTGGCCATTCACCTCTAACCCAGGTGAGTTGGACAACGGTTATCCTACAACATGGGAAGCTATGGGAGCTTGGGGCTTGCCTGCGATTAATACGGCAATCCTGTTATTCTCGTCTTTCACATTGACCATTGCTCACCACGCATTACTCGAAAAAAATCGTCCTACGTTGATCCTTTTTACTGCTATCACAGCTGCGCTAGGTTGTATCTTCTTAGGCCTGCAGGTTTGGGAGTATATGCACGCCTATCAGGAAATGGGCTTAACGCTAGGCAGTGGTTTCTATGGTTCAACATTCTTTATGTTGACAGGCTTCCACGGTATGCACGTGACGGTCGGTACAATCTTCTTGATTGTGATGACGCTACGTTGTGCCAAAGGCCACTTCACGCCAAAAGATCACTTCGCTTATGAAGCAGGTGCCTGGTACTGGCACTTTGTCGACGTGGTTTGGGTATTCCTATTTATCTTTGTTTATATCCTATAA
- a CDS encoding cytochrome c oxidase assembly protein gives MSQEQVKNENKIMTKKLVVVVVIMVAFGFAMVPLYDVFCQITGLNGKSNGLAVYEEQEADMSREITVQFMTINKTDMPWDFRPVKTEVRVHPGKEYEVYFEVKNHTGNKMVGQAIPSFSPNLTAQYFNKTECFCFNQQTLAAGQSEEMPMRFFIDKDIPARYDTITLAYTLHNVTPDDESLAAAE, from the coding sequence ATGAGCCAAGAGCAAGTAAAAAATGAAAACAAAATTATGACTAAGAAATTAGTCGTAGTGGTCGTTATCATGGTTGCTTTTGGCTTTGCTATGGTTCCTTTGTACGACGTTTTTTGTCAGATTACTGGGCTTAACGGTAAGTCCAATGGTCTGGCGGTCTATGAAGAGCAGGAAGCGGACATGAGTCGCGAAATTACTGTTCAGTTCATGACCATTAATAAAACGGATATGCCGTGGGATTTCCGTCCAGTGAAAACTGAGGTTAGAGTTCACCCCGGCAAAGAGTATGAAGTCTATTTTGAAGTAAAAAATCATACGGGTAATAAAATGGTGGGGCAGGCTATCCCTAGCTTCTCTCCAAATTTAACGGCTCAGTACTTTAATAAAACTGAGTGCTTCTGCTTTAATCAGCAGACGCTGGCCGCTGGGCAAAGCGAAGAAATGCCGATGCGTTTCTTTATCGATAAAGATATTCCGGCGCGTTACGATACCATCACGTTAGCCTATACTTTGCATAACGTGACCCCAGATGATGAATCATTAGCAGCCGCTGAGTAG
- the ctaD gene encoding cytochrome c oxidase subunit I, whose product MADHKPKGISRWLFTTNHKDIGTMYLVFSFIMFLIGGGMAMVIRAELFQPGLQFVEPNFFNQMTTLHGLIMVFGAVMPATVGLANWLIPMMIGAPDMALPRMNNWSFWILPAAFGLLLSSLFMEGGAPNFGWTFYAPLSTTYGPPSTDFFIFGVHLMGISSIMGAINVIVTVFNMRAPGMTLMKMPLFVWTWLITAFLLVMVMPVLAGAVTMMLTDRHFGTSFFDAAGGGDPVLFQHVFWFFGHPEVYIMILPAFGIASAIIPTFARKKLFGYSSMVYATASIAFLSFIVWAHHMFTVGMPVQGELFFMIATMLIAVPTGVKVFNWVATMWQGSITYETPMLYALAFVILFTIGGFSGVMLAMTPVDWQYHDTYFVVAHFHYVLFPGAIFGTMAAVYYWLPKWTGRMYDEKLAKVHFWLSIVFVNLTFFPMHFSGLAGMQRRVPDYAIMYSDFNMWSSIGAFGLGLMQLLFAWILIKACILKKGEKATDQVWEGAEGLEFTHMPSPAPYHSFDTPPKID is encoded by the coding sequence ATGGCTGACCATAAACCAAAAGGTATTTCTCGCTGGTTGTTTACGACCAACCACAAGGACATCGGTACTATGTACCTGGTGTTCTCGTTCATCATGTTCTTGATTGGTGGTGGCATGGCTATGGTTATCCGTGCCGAGCTTTTCCAACCAGGCTTGCAGTTTGTTGAACCAAACTTCTTTAACCAGATGACTACATTGCATGGTTTAATCATGGTATTTGGTGCCGTGATGCCTGCAACTGTTGGTTTGGCTAACTGGTTGATTCCTATGATGATTGGTGCGCCTGATATGGCTCTACCACGTATGAACAACTGGAGCTTCTGGATCCTTCCAGCAGCCTTTGGCTTGTTGCTTTCATCATTATTCATGGAAGGTGGTGCTCCTAACTTCGGTTGGACGTTCTATGCGCCTCTTTCTACGACCTATGGTCCTCCATCGACTGACTTCTTTATCTTTGGTGTTCACTTGATGGGTATCTCATCCATCATGGGTGCTATTAACGTAATCGTAACGGTGTTCAACATGCGCGCACCGGGCATGACGTTGATGAAGATGCCTCTTTTCGTATGGACCTGGTTGATTACTGCATTCTTGCTTGTCATGGTTATGCCGGTACTTGCGGGCGCGGTTACAATGATGTTGACTGACCGTCACTTCGGCACGTCGTTCTTCGACGCGGCAGGTGGTGGTGATCCAGTATTATTCCAGCACGTATTCTGGTTCTTCGGTCACCCAGAAGTTTACATCATGATCTTACCAGCGTTCGGTATTGCTTCGGCGATTATCCCGACTTTCGCTCGTAAGAAACTGTTTGGTTATTCTTCAATGGTTTACGCGACGGCGTCAATTGCATTCCTATCGTTCATCGTATGGGCTCACCACATGTTTACAGTGGGTATGCCGGTACAGGGTGAATTGTTCTTTATGATTGCAACCATGCTGATTGCAGTTCCAACCGGTGTGAAAGTATTCAACTGGGTTGCGACCATGTGGCAGGGTTCGATCACATATGAAACACCAATGCTTTATGCTCTGGCATTCGTGATTCTGTTCACTATCGGTGGTTTCTCTGGCGTAATGTTGGCGATGACTCCGGTTGACTGGCAGTACCACGATACGTATTTCGTTGTGGCACACTTCCACTATGTATTATTCCCGGGTGCAATTTTCGGTACGATGGCTGCGGTTTACTACTGGTTACCTAAGTGGACTGGACGTATGTATGACGAGAAGCTGGCGAAAGTACACTTCTGGTTATCAATCGTATTTGTTAACTTGACGTTCTTCCCAATGCACTTCTCTGGTCTTGCGGGCATGCAGCGTCGAGTTCCTGACTATGCGATCATGTACTCAGACTTCAACATGTGGTCGAGTATCGGTGCATTCGGTCTTGGTTTAATGCAGCTTCTATTTGCTTGGATCCTGATTAAGGCATGTATCCTTAAGAAAGGTGAGAAGGCGACTGACCAAGTATGGGAAGGTGCTGAAGGTCTTGAGTTTACTCACATGCCTTCACCAGCGCCGTATCACTCGTTCGATACGCCGCCTAAGATCGACTAA
- the coxB gene encoding cytochrome c oxidase subunit II, producing MSLFRKLALIVASFSALLLSGCGGDLKYNMREGVTEISREVYDLHMIVIWVCVVIGIITFGAMFYSMFAHRKSKNPNPAKFSHSTTVEIIWTVIPFIILIALAVPAVGLLIKMEDASNSELTVMVKGYQWKWEYKYIDGDDNLGNDVSFFSNLDQKSRDLSVNSGSGFSGTEITDENYLLEVDNPLVIPVDTKVRFLVTADDVIHSFWVPDFSVKKDAVPGFINEVWTKVDEPGTYRGVCAELCGKDHGFMPIVVKVLPQAEYDAWYAEKVAEAEAGPDLNERTMSQLMAEGEAAYNKYCASCHMPNGEGNGPFPSLVGTEVVTGEGSMAKHIDIVINGVSGTAMQAFGNQLTEAEIAAIITYERNAWGNDTGEKVQPQEIHDIKNGGGE from the coding sequence ATGTCATTGTTCCGCAAATTGGCTTTGATTGTTGCCTCGTTCTCAGCATTATTGTTGAGTGGCTGTGGTGGCGATTTAAAGTACAACATGCGTGAAGGTGTGACCGAGATTAGTAGAGAAGTCTACGACCTGCACATGATTGTAATTTGGGTCTGTGTAGTTATCGGTATTATCACTTTCGGCGCAATGTTCTATTCGATGTTCGCGCATCGTAAAAGTAAGAATCCAAACCCAGCTAAATTTTCGCACAGTACAACTGTGGAAATTATCTGGACTGTGATTCCTTTTATCATCCTTATTGCGCTTGCCGTTCCGGCTGTAGGCCTGTTAATCAAAATGGAAGATGCCAGTAACTCTGAGCTGACTGTGATGGTTAAAGGTTATCAGTGGAAATGGGAATACAAGTACATCGATGGTGATGACAACCTAGGAAATGACGTTAGTTTCTTCTCGAACCTGGACCAAAAATCACGTGATTTATCCGTGAACTCTGGTTCTGGCTTCTCTGGTACAGAAATTACTGATGAAAACTACCTGTTGGAAGTGGATAACCCGCTAGTTATTCCAGTTGATACAAAGGTACGTTTCTTAGTTACTGCTGATGACGTTATCCACTCGTTCTGGGTACCAGATTTCTCAGTTAAAAAAGATGCAGTTCCAGGCTTCATTAATGAAGTATGGACAAAAGTTGACGAGCCGGGTACTTACCGCGGTGTGTGTGCTGAGCTTTGTGGTAAAGACCACGGCTTCATGCCTATCGTCGTAAAAGTACTTCCTCAAGCAGAATATGACGCTTGGTACGCAGAGAAAGTGGCTGAAGCAGAAGCTGGTCCTGATCTGAATGAGCGTACTATGAGTCAATTAATGGCAGAGGGTGAAGCCGCATACAACAAGTACTGTGCGTCTTGTCACATGCCTAACGGTGAGGGTAATGGTCCATTCCCATCGCTGGTTGGTACTGAAGTCGTTACTGGCGAAGGCAGCATGGCTAAGCACATTGATATCGTAATAAACGGTGTTTCTGGTACAGCAATGCAGGCGTTTGGTAACCAGCTAACTGAAGCTGAAATCGCAGCGATTATTACTTATGAGCGTAACGCTTGGGGTAATGACACTGGTGAGAAAGTTCAGCCTCAGGAAATTCACGACATTAAAAATGGTGGAGGGGAGTAA
- a CDS encoding sigma-70 family RNA polymerase sigma factor, with protein sequence MLKTLAQTNGRGQYKTVNDSLYVKATPVRDSAGDSGNMKDTAISDEALMAGYASGNIKAFEKLYLRHKDPLLRFFLRQVSRRDEAEELFQDTWQRLIKHSKAYKSSAKFTTYLYHIARNRLIDHYRALGRQQEFTQDFDGWEDDNSSQIPIEPEHLVQQEEHKHQFLHALEQLPALQREVVIMKLETGMTVNDIAEVVQEKPEAVKSRLRYGLDKLKHYLRELNPSVVEGAS encoded by the coding sequence TTGTTGAAGACGCTTGCACAAACGAATGGGAGAGGTCAGTATAAAACCGTTAATGACAGTTTATATGTGAAGGCAACCCCAGTGAGAGACAGTGCAGGCGACAGTGGAAACATGAAGGATACTGCCATCAGTGATGAGGCGCTGATGGCAGGCTATGCATCAGGAAATATCAAAGCTTTCGAAAAACTGTATTTGCGGCATAAAGATCCATTATTAAGATTTTTTTTACGTCAGGTCAGTCGCCGTGATGAAGCCGAAGAACTGTTTCAGGATACCTGGCAGCGCTTAATCAAGCATAGCAAGGCTTATAAGAGCAGCGCCAAATTCACAACCTATTTGTATCATATTGCCCGAAATCGTCTTATCGACCATTATCGAGCGTTAGGCAGACAGCAGGAGTTCACTCAGGACTTTGATGGGTGGGAGGACGATAACAGTAGTCAGATACCGATCGAACCAGAGCATTTAGTACAACAGGAAGAGCATAAGCACCAGTTTTTACATGCTTTGGAACAATTGCCAGCGCTTCAGCGTGAAGTCGTTATCATGAAATTGGAAACAGGCATGACAGTTAATGATATAGCTGAGGTGGTACAGGAAAAGCCAGAAGCAGTCAAAAGTCGATTACGCTATGGACTGGATAAATTGAAACACTATTTACGCGAGCTTAACCCGTCAGTGGTTGAGGGGGCGTCATGA
- a CDS encoding vWA domain-containing protein, whose product MKQEKKSSFKYALLATMVATSLTACQNSGSQNEYDKQKAEKQRKEQQLAKKKVRMAEEAEMIQVTGARVKRSSADFAPQAMISSPAPAYEPPVNREQYQKIEPSDIHSTMEQPVSTFSIDVDTGSYSNVRRMLNDGYLPPEDAVRLEEFVNYFNYDYPTPERKDMPFSVSTEVMNAPWNKNAKLMQIGIKGYEEMSQELPPSNLVFLVDVSGSMQSPDKLGLVKKALKLLAKGSREQDSISLVVYAGASGVVLEPTAANDRVKIEQALDSLTAGGSTNGGAGIELAYKMAERAFIKDGINRVILATDGDFNVGTVNREQLIDIVERKRKTGVSFSALGFGRGNYNEHLMEQLADKGNGNYGYIDNLQEAKKLLVDQRAGTLMTIAKDVKIQVEFNPAVIAEYRLLGYQNRMLEREDFNNDKVDAGEIGAGHTVTALYEVVLQDSDGKRLEPLRYGSKETSSKESKLDEAAMISLRYKLPESDTSTLYRNYLTSSQLKAADGGDNIRFAASVAGFAQLLRGGQFLQDWGWEDAKALAQDAKGMDENGYRGEMLQLIGLAQLLDDRPAAGGSQ is encoded by the coding sequence ATGAAACAAGAAAAAAAGAGTTCTTTTAAATACGCACTATTGGCAACTATGGTTGCTACAAGCTTAACGGCCTGCCAGAACTCGGGCTCTCAGAATGAATACGATAAGCAGAAGGCTGAAAAGCAACGTAAAGAGCAGCAGCTTGCCAAAAAAAAAGTCAGGATGGCTGAAGAAGCTGAAATGATTCAAGTTACTGGTGCCAGAGTGAAACGTAGCTCTGCTGATTTTGCACCACAAGCAATGATCAGCAGTCCCGCGCCAGCTTATGAACCTCCGGTTAATCGTGAGCAGTATCAGAAAATTGAGCCATCGGATATTCATTCGACAATGGAGCAGCCAGTATCCACCTTCAGTATTGATGTAGATACCGGCTCTTACTCGAATGTAAGGCGAATGCTGAACGACGGTTATTTACCACCAGAGGATGCGGTACGTTTAGAAGAGTTTGTGAACTACTTTAACTATGACTACCCAACCCCTGAGAGAAAAGATATGCCGTTTTCGGTGTCGACAGAAGTCATGAATGCGCCCTGGAATAAAAACGCAAAGTTGATGCAGATAGGAATCAAGGGATACGAAGAAATGAGTCAAGAGCTACCACCTTCCAACCTGGTGTTTCTGGTCGATGTGTCGGGCTCAATGCAAAGTCCGGACAAATTAGGGCTGGTAAAGAAGGCATTAAAGCTTCTGGCAAAGGGCAGCCGAGAGCAGGATAGCATTTCTCTGGTCGTTTATGCCGGTGCATCGGGTGTGGTACTTGAACCGACAGCGGCAAACGACAGAGTGAAAATAGAGCAGGCTCTGGATAGCCTGACTGCTGGTGGCTCGACCAATGGCGGTGCAGGAATTGAGCTGGCTTACAAAATGGCGGAGCGGGCATTTATTAAAGATGGCATTAACCGCGTAATTTTGGCAACCGATGGTGACTTTAATGTGGGCACAGTCAACCGCGAGCAGCTGATTGATATAGTTGAGCGTAAAAGGAAGACAGGAGTGAGCTTCAGTGCCCTCGGGTTTGGCAGGGGGAACTACAATGAGCACCTGATGGAACAGTTGGCCGATAAAGGAAATGGTAATTATGGCTATATTGATAATCTGCAGGAAGCAAAAAAACTATTAGTCGATCAGCGCGCAGGTACATTAATGACCATCGCCAAAGACGTAAAAATACAGGTGGAGTTTAATCCTGCAGTGATTGCTGAATACCGCTTGCTGGGTTATCAGAACCGCATGTTAGAACGGGAAGATTTTAATAACGATAAGGTGGATGCTGGGGAAATTGGTGCAGGTCATACCGTAACTGCTTTATATGAGGTGGTACTGCAAGACTCGGACGGTAAGCGACTGGAGCCGCTACGTTATGGCTCTAAGGAAACTTCCAGTAAAGAAAGCAAATTAGATGAAGCTGCAATGATTAGTTTGCGCTATAAACTGCCAGAGTCGGACACCAGTACTCTATACCGAAACTATCTTACTTCCAGCCAGTTAAAAGCAGCAGATGGTGGCGACAATATACGCTTTGCCGCCAGTGTTGCAGGATTTGCACAGCTACTGCGTGGCGGTCAGTTTTTACAGGACTGGGGCTGGGAAGATGCAAAAGCACTGGCTCAGGATGCCAAGGGCATGGACGAAAACGGGTATCGGGGTGAAATGCTTCAGCTAATAGGGCTTGCGCAGCTATTGGACGACCGTCCAGCGGCCGGTGGCAGTCAGTAA
- a CDS encoding YiiD C-terminal domain-containing protein codes for MNPQQLEALVHREIPITKALEIHIANLTAQSIQVTAPFETNKNIHNTAFAGSIYTVATIAGWSLVNSIAANNQLSGSVVLAKADIQYKKPINGKIVAECSIDDEQLIEQFIRSFQRKNRARINLAIHLNEDSETKAILNANFALVGH; via the coding sequence ATGAACCCGCAACAGCTTGAAGCCTTGGTGCATCGAGAAATTCCGATCACCAAAGCACTTGAAATACATATCGCCAATTTAACAGCGCAATCGATTCAGGTTACTGCGCCTTTTGAAACCAATAAGAACATACATAATACTGCCTTCGCTGGCAGCATCTACACTGTTGCCACTATTGCAGGCTGGTCGCTGGTTAATAGTATCGCTGCCAATAATCAGCTGAGTGGCTCAGTAGTTCTGGCTAAGGCAGACATTCAATATAAGAAACCGATCAATGGTAAAATTGTCGCTGAGTGCTCTATAGATGATGAGCAATTGATTGAACAATTCATCCGTTCATTTCAGAGAAAAAATCGGGCACGCATAAACCTTGCCATTCATCTCAATGAAGACAGTGAAACAAAAGCCATTTTGAATGCAAACTTTGCTCTGGTCGGTCATTAA
- a CDS encoding substrate-binding domain-containing protein — MTPSTTSRLFTAIFLWLLTTSSLAENVQLSQEDSRVLSSADVLFTMKGSNTIGEKLAPALAAQFLTEQGATQTLIIETHTVEKMVVGFMANGKIQAIDIKAHGSSTGFNALAEKDTDIAMASRRVKEKERQNLKKLYGDLRSMENEYTIAVDGLAVIIHPELNIKQLTTKELAMIFSGEVTNWQQLGGSNQPISVFARDDKSGTYDTFKSLVLKRHKVKLSQFAKRYESSGELSEQVSSTFGAIGFVALPYVNDAKTVAVSEPGVALSFKPNRFTVSTEDYVLSRRLYLYHPSNNTNPHAKAFMDFVLNNKAQTTVEDNNLISLKVNDATVRFNRNYPPRYLNMIRGLKRLSITFHFDQNLELDNKAKRDIQRLTAYVKNRRLKNLFVFGFSADSGNKSKDKEQSEQLADHITDLLKQRGVNPFYTQGYGSRGAIASNSTSNGKAKNQRVEIWITR; from the coding sequence ATGACTCCCAGCACCACTAGTCGTTTATTCACGGCCATTTTTTTATGGCTTCTAACAACCTCTTCACTTGCAGAAAATGTTCAGTTGAGCCAAGAAGATTCCCGGGTTTTATCATCAGCCGATGTCCTTTTTACCATGAAAGGATCGAATACAATCGGCGAGAAACTGGCTCCCGCATTAGCCGCGCAATTCCTCACTGAACAGGGTGCTACACAAACACTCATTATAGAAACGCATACCGTGGAAAAAATGGTCGTGGGTTTTATGGCCAATGGAAAAATACAGGCAATTGATATCAAGGCTCACGGCTCCTCAACAGGCTTTAACGCTTTAGCTGAGAAAGACACTGACATTGCCATGGCCTCACGTCGAGTTAAAGAAAAAGAGCGTCAAAACCTCAAGAAGTTATATGGTGACTTACGCTCAATGGAGAATGAATACACGATTGCAGTCGATGGACTTGCCGTCATCATCCATCCCGAACTCAATATTAAGCAGCTTACGACCAAAGAACTAGCCATGATCTTTTCTGGAGAAGTCACAAACTGGCAACAACTTGGCGGAAGCAACCAGCCCATCTCTGTTTTTGCCCGTGATGATAAATCAGGCACCTACGACACCTTTAAATCACTTGTCTTAAAACGACATAAAGTTAAGCTGTCTCAGTTTGCCAAACGATATGAATCCTCCGGTGAGCTATCGGAACAGGTGAGCTCTACTTTTGGTGCTATAGGATTCGTTGCACTACCTTATGTAAATGATGCCAAAACTGTTGCGGTATCAGAACCCGGGGTCGCACTCTCGTTTAAGCCCAACCGCTTTACGGTAAGCACAGAAGACTATGTACTGAGCCGTCGTCTTTATCTCTATCACCCGAGCAATAACACCAACCCTCATGCCAAAGCATTCATGGACTTCGTTCTGAATAACAAGGCTCAAACCACGGTTGAAGATAATAACCTTATTTCTCTCAAAGTGAATGATGCTACGGTCAGGTTTAATCGAAATTACCCACCGCGATACCTCAATATGATCAGGGGCCTGAAACGATTGTCCATTACATTTCATTTTGATCAGAATCTGGAGTTAGACAATAAAGCTAAACGTGATATTCAACGCCTGACCGCATACGTAAAGAACAGGCGACTGAAAAATTTATTTGTCTTTGGGTTCAGTGCAGACAGCGGCAATAAATCGAAAGATAAAGAACAATCGGAACAGCTAGCAGATCACATTACTGACTTACTTAAGCAGCGGGGGGTTAATCCATTTTATACTCAAGGCTATGGTAGCCGAGGTGCCATTGCATCGAATAGCACGAGCAACGGTAAAGCAAAAAATCAACGCGTTGAAATTTGGATTACAAGATAA